The Streptomyces sp. NBC_00224 genome has a window encoding:
- a CDS encoding amidohydrolase, giving the protein MSRASDEPEADLPGEAPLPGLLPEPLGAELIAFRRDLHMHPELGNQEFRTTAAIKKRLEAAGLKPRVLDSGTGLLCDVGTRKDGRPMLAIRADIDALPIPDAKVNTPYRSTVPDRAHACGHDIHTTTVLGTGLVLAELDRQGLLPNAVRLVFQPAEEVLPGGATDAIRSGALDGVGRIIAVHCDPRVDAGRIGLRAGAITSACDRLEITLAGPGGHTARPHLTTDLVTAAARVVTDVPALLARRIDARAGLAVTWGRIDAGHACNVIPMRAELAGTVRCLDLDAWRDAPDKVHAAIDEVATLHGAKSEINYVRGVPPVVNDPAVAELLREAQTARRGAFAIEDTEQSLGGEDFSWYLEHVPGAMARLGVRTPGSNARLDLHRGDFDADEAAIKVGVELFTAAALLEGHRS; this is encoded by the coding sequence ATGTCGCGAGCCTCCGACGAACCCGAAGCCGATCTGCCCGGGGAAGCCCCGCTGCCCGGGTTGCTCCCCGAGCCCCTGGGCGCCGAACTCATCGCCTTCCGCCGGGACTTGCACATGCATCCCGAGCTGGGGAACCAGGAGTTCCGCACCACCGCGGCGATCAAGAAGCGGCTGGAGGCGGCCGGGCTCAAGCCCCGGGTCCTCGACAGCGGGACCGGACTCCTGTGCGACGTCGGCACCCGGAAGGACGGGCGGCCCATGCTGGCGATCAGGGCGGACATCGACGCCCTGCCGATTCCGGACGCCAAGGTCAACACGCCGTACCGCTCGACCGTCCCCGATCGGGCGCATGCCTGCGGCCACGACATCCACACCACCACCGTGCTCGGCACCGGTCTGGTCCTGGCCGAGCTGGACCGGCAGGGCCTGCTGCCGAACGCGGTCCGGCTGGTCTTCCAGCCCGCCGAGGAGGTGCTGCCCGGCGGCGCCACCGACGCGATCCGGTCCGGCGCGCTCGACGGCGTGGGCAGGATCATCGCGGTGCACTGCGACCCGCGCGTCGACGCGGGCCGGATCGGGCTGCGGGCCGGGGCGATCACCTCGGCCTGCGACCGGCTGGAGATCACCCTGGCCGGGCCCGGCGGCCACACCGCCCGCCCGCATCTGACCACCGACCTGGTCACCGCCGCCGCCCGGGTGGTCACCGACGTGCCCGCGCTGCTCGCCCGCCGGATCGACGCCCGCGCCGGGCTCGCCGTCACCTGGGGCCGCATCGACGCCGGGCACGCCTGCAACGTCATCCCGATGCGTGCGGAGCTGGCCGGAACCGTGCGCTGCCTGGACCTGGACGCCTGGCGCGACGCGCCCGACAAGGTGCACGCCGCGATCGACGAGGTCGCCACTCTGCACGGCGCGAAGTCCGAGATCAACTACGTCCGCGGTGTGCCGCCGGTCGTCAACGACCCGGCGGTGGCCGAACTCCTGCGCGAGGCTCAGACGGCGCGCCGAGGGGCGTTCGCGATCGAGGACACCGAGCAGAGTCTGGGTGGCGAGGACTTTTCCTGGTACCTGGAGCACGTGCCGGGCGCGATGGCCCGCCTCGGCGTGCGCACTCCCGGGTCCAACGCCCGTCTTGACCTGCATCGGGGTGATTTCGACGCCGATGAGGCCGCTATCAAGGTCGGAGTGGAGCTCTTCACTGCCGCTGCGCTGCTGGAAGGACACCGTTCGTAA
- a CDS encoding BMP family protein: MRRVSKIAAAGIATAALALSATACGSTSSEKDKDTSSSSSAGGKGVKVGVAYDVGGRGDHSFNDSAARGIDKAKAEFGGEIKELTAKTTDTEADRVERLTQLAQAGYNPVVGIGYAYANSMKQVAAKFPNTTFGIVDSVVEGAKNVDNIVFTEEQGSYLAGVAAALKSKSGHVGFIGGVDVPLIKKFEAGFVQGVKDTKPSDKVDVQYLSHGSDTSGFASPDKGKAAAQGMLDNGADVVYTAAGSSGNGAIEAVAGKKGTWAIGVDSDQYNQASLGKYKASILTSVVKNVDIGVYDLVKSVKDGKPLTGTNSYPLAKDGVSLATSGGFIDDIKAQIDAAKKKIVDGAIKVKTTP; encoded by the coding sequence GTGCGCCGGGTATCCAAGATCGCTGCGGCCGGTATCGCCACCGCCGCGCTCGCGCTTTCCGCCACCGCGTGTGGCAGCACCTCCTCCGAGAAGGACAAGGACACCTCCTCGTCGTCCAGCGCGGGCGGCAAGGGCGTCAAGGTCGGTGTCGCGTACGACGTCGGCGGCCGTGGTGACCACTCGTTCAACGACTCCGCCGCGCGCGGCATCGACAAGGCCAAGGCCGAGTTCGGCGGTGAGATCAAGGAGCTGACCGCCAAGACCACGGACACCGAGGCCGACCGCGTCGAGCGCCTCACCCAGCTGGCCCAGGCGGGCTACAACCCGGTCGTCGGCATCGGCTACGCCTACGCCAACTCGATGAAGCAGGTCGCCGCCAAGTTCCCGAACACGACCTTCGGCATCGTCGACTCGGTCGTCGAGGGCGCCAAGAACGTCGACAACATCGTCTTCACCGAGGAGCAGGGCTCCTACCTCGCGGGTGTCGCCGCGGCGCTGAAGTCGAAGTCCGGCCACGTCGGCTTCATCGGTGGTGTGGACGTCCCGCTGATCAAGAAGTTCGAGGCCGGCTTCGTCCAGGGCGTCAAGGACACCAAGCCCTCCGACAAGGTCGACGTCCAGTACCTGTCGCACGGCTCGGACACCTCCGGCTTCGCCAGCCCCGACAAGGGCAAGGCCGCCGCGCAGGGCATGCTCGACAACGGCGCCGACGTCGTCTACACGGCCGCCGGCTCCTCCGGCAACGGTGCCATCGAGGCCGTCGCGGGCAAGAAGGGCACCTGGGCGATCGGCGTCGACTCCGACCAGTACAACCAGGCCTCGCTCGGCAAGTACAAGGCGTCGATCCTGACTTCGGTCGTCAAGAACGTCGACATCGGCGTCTACGACCTGGTCAAGTCGGTCAAGGACGGCAAGCCGCTCACCGGCACCAACAGCTACCCGCTGGCCAAGGACGGCGTCTCGCTGGCCACCAGCGGCGGCTTCATCGACGACATCAAGGCCCAGATCGACGCGGCCAAGAAGAAGATCGTCGACGGCGCGATCAAGGTCAAGACGACCCCGTGA